Part of the Tolypothrix sp. PCC 7910 genome, GGAATGTGACTTATGAATGGGAGACACCACCCACCCAAGTAGACGAACTCAAACAAACAATATTAAATATTCTCAACCGTGAAGGGCGATCGCTGTTAGCGTTAAATGCACTCATCCAAGCAAGGGAAGCAGAAGCCGCGATCGCTCAAAAAACTATCGACTTACGCCAACAAGAAGCCGAAGAAATTATTTGGCAATTTACCAAATATAAAGCCTTGGTAGTCGGACTCAACCCCATCGCCGTGTTAGATATTTTAGGCGGTGCTATTGCCGATTTACTATTAATTCGTTCCCTAGCGCGATTATATGGCTTACCCATCACCAGCTATGAAGCCGGAAAAATCTTAAAAACGATTTTATTAAGTTCCGGTGGCTTGTTGCTCAGTAAATTAGGTAGTAGCTTTTTATTTGGCTTAGGCAAAAGTACCGCAGCGCTAGCTAGCGGCGACAATCCCATCAATATTACCGCCTCCGCCGGGAGTGCAATCGCTCAAGCCGGAATCGCCGGTTATGGAGCCTATGCTGTAGGAAAAGCCGCACAAGTATACCTAGAAAACGGCTGCACCTGGGGACAATTAGGCGCTAACACAGTTATTCAAGAAATTCTCTCCCAAGTCGAGCCGAACACGATTGTCTATCGGTTACGCCAGGAATTGGGGGGATTGGGGACTGGGGACTAGGGATTGGGGACTGAGGATTGGAGATTTGGGACTGGGGACTGAGGATTGAGGATGGGAAGATTTGTAATATTTGATAGTCCATCACCAATTGCTTAATCGAGTGCCATACTCTTCTTTACCTTGTTGCTGGGAACGAATGAAACGACAATAACCATTAAGACCTTTTTCAATCTGGTCTTTAAGTTGAGTAACCCAGTGTAATTGTTCTGTATTGCAGTACCCCAAGCTTTCAGCAATAATAAAAGTACTTTTCGTGTCTGCTAAAGAGCCACGAGCAATATACATAAAACGCAATCTATCTAAATAGTGATAGCGCCCGTAACCCTCAGCTATGTTGAGTAAAATACTAGCTGATGCTCTGCGTAATTGATCGCTCAAATTGTAACGTTCACAATCAGGTAAACTATCAGCCAGTCGATAAGCTGCTTTTAGTAACTTGAGGCTATCAAGATAGAAGCCTAAAGTTTCAAAACCCCTATCACTCATATCATCCCAATCTAAAGTTTCTCAATTTTATGAGACATTCTTCCTAACACCCAGCCCCCATTACCCCCAATCCTCATTACCCTCATTTCCCAATCTCTAATCCCCAATCCTCAGTCCCCAGTCCCCAGTCCCCATTACCCCTTATCCCCAGAGGGGGCCCCGAGTTCCCCAATCCCCAGTCCCCCCATTCCCTATAATCCCTGAGACTGTAACAATAGTGATGGCAACAGCTTGGATTATGATCTACCAGTGAAC contains:
- a CDS encoding GTP-binding protein, which codes for MRNLQETHLNRARASLRQALSWYGYLRKSGQLASNPELAGLVKPELEALSTTLNKLDSNVIKIAAFGLVSRGKSAVLNALLGEKVLQTGPLNGVTQWPRSVRWQPGGKVQVELIDTPGLDEIEGESRAQMAREVARQADLILFVVSGDITRTEYEALLDLRQAQKPLILVFNKIDLYPDTDRAKIYLNLQQLGAGHPEAEPLLPDEIVMVAAEPAAMEVRVEWPDGNVTYEWETPPTQVDELKQTILNILNREGRSLLALNALIQAREAEAAIAQKTIDLRQQEAEEIIWQFTKYKALVVGLNPIAVLDILGGAIADLLLIRSLARLYGLPITSYEAGKILKTILLSSGGLLLSKLGSSFLFGLGKSTAALASGDNPINITASAGSAIAQAGIAGYGAYAVGKAAQVYLENGCTWGQLGANTVIQEILSQVEPNTIVYRLRQELGGLGTGD
- a CDS encoding four helix bundle protein, whose amino-acid sequence is MSDRGFETLGFYLDSLKLLKAAYRLADSLPDCERYNLSDQLRRASASILLNIAEGYGRYHYLDRLRFMYIARGSLADTKSTFIIAESLGYCNTEQLHWVTQLKDQIEKGLNGYCRFIRSQQQGKEEYGTRLSNW